From the genome of Bos taurus isolate L1 Dominette 01449 registration number 42190680 breed Hereford chromosome 2, ARS-UCD2.0, whole genome shotgun sequence, one region includes:
- the NIF3L1 gene encoding NIF3-like protein 1, with protein sequence MLSSRVRLVATTARLVHSLIYSSSRSFMDLKALLSSLNDFASLSFAESWDNVGLLVEPSPPHTVNTLFLTNDLTEEVMEEALQKKADLILSYHPPIFRPMKRITWKTWKERLVIRALENRVGIYSPHTAYDAAPQGVNNWLAKGLGVCTSRPIHPSKAPDYPTEGTHRVEFSVTHTQDPDKVISALKEIAGVSVTSFSARTDDEEQTRLSLNCTQQALMQVVAFLSQNRQFYQKTEILSLEKPLLLYTGMGRLCTLDESVSLETMIERIKSHLKLSHVRLALGIGKTLESPVKVVALCAGSGSSVLQGTDADLYLTGEMSHHDVLDAASQGISVILCEHSNTERGFLSDLRDMLDAHLENKINIILSETDRDPLHVI encoded by the exons ATGTTGTCATCTCGTGTACGCCTGGTCGCCACGACAGCCCGCCTGGTCCATTCCCTGATCTACAGTTCTTCCCGTTCCTTCATGGATCTGAAGGCTCTCCTTTCCTCCTTGAATGACTTTGCATCCCTCTCATTTGCTGAGAGCTGGGACAATGTTGGATTACTGGTGGAACCGAGCCCACCACACACTGTAAACACGCTCTTCCTGACCAATGACTTGACTGAGGAAGTGATGGAGGAGGCGCTGCAGAAGAAGGCGGATCTCATCCTCTCCTACCATCCGCCTATTTTCCGACCCATGAAGCGCATCACCTGGAAAACATGGAAGGAGCGCCTGGTAATCCGGGCACTGGAGAACAGAGTTGGGATCTACTCTCCTCACACCGCCTATGACGCTGCTCCTCAGGGAGTCAACAACTGGCTGGCTAAGGGGCTTG gtgTTTGCACCTCCAggcccatccatccttccaaagCTCCTGACTACCCCACGGAGGGAACTCACAGAGTAGAATTCAGTGTTACCCACACCCAAGACCCGGACAAAGTCATTTCTGCACTGAAAGAGATTGCAGGTGTATCTGTTACTTCTTTTTCTGCTAG GACTGATGATGAAGAACAAACACGGCTCAGTCTGAATTGTACTCAGCAAGCTTTGATGCAGGTGGTGGCTTTTCTTTCCCAGAATAGGCAGTTTTATCAGAAGACTGAAATTCTGTCACTAGAGAAG CCTCTACTTCTCTATACTGGGATGGGACGGTTATGCACACTGGATGAGTCTGTCTCCTTGGAAACTATGATTGAGCGAATCAAAAGTCACCTAAAACTATCTCATGTTCGCCTTGCTCTTGGAATAGGGAAGACCTTAG AGTCCCCAGTCAAAGTCGTGGCTCTGTGCGCTGGTTCTGGGAGCAGCGTCCTGCAGGGGACAGATGCCGACCTTTATCTCACAG GTGAGATGTCCCACCATGATGTTCTGGATGCTGCTTCCCAAGGAATAAGTGTCATCCTCTGTGAACACAGCAACACTGAACGAGGCTTTCTTTCTGATCTTCGAGATATGCTGGATGCTCACTTGGAGAATAAGATTAATATTATCCTGTCAGAAACAGACAGGGACCCTCTTCATGTGATATAA
- the NIF3L1 gene encoding NIF3-like protein 1 isoform X2 produces the protein MDLKALLSSLNDFASLSFAESWDNVGLLVEPSPPHTVNTLFLTNDLTEEVMEEALQKKADLILSYHPPIFRPMKRITWKTWKERLVIRALENRVGIYSPHTAYDAAPQGVNNWLAKGLGVCTSRPIHPSKAPDYPTEGTHRVEFSVTHTQDPDKVISALKEIAGVSVTSFSARTDDEEQTRLSLNCTQQALMQVVAFLSQNRQFYQKTEILSLEKPLLLYTGMGRLCTLDESVSLETMIERIKSHLKLSHVRLALGIGKTLESPVKVVALCAGSGSSVLQGTDADLYLTGEMSHHDVLDAASQGISVILCEHSNTERGFLSDLRDMLDAHLENKINIILSETDRDPLHVI, from the exons ATGGATCTGAAGGCTCTCCTTTCCTCCTTGAATGACTTTGCATCCCTCTCATTTGCTGAGAGCTGGGACAATGTTGGATTACTGGTGGAACCGAGCCCACCACACACTGTAAACACGCTCTTCCTGACCAATGACTTGACTGAGGAAGTGATGGAGGAGGCGCTGCAGAAGAAGGCGGATCTCATCCTCTCCTACCATCCGCCTATTTTCCGACCCATGAAGCGCATCACCTGGAAAACATGGAAGGAGCGCCTGGTAATCCGGGCACTGGAGAACAGAGTTGGGATCTACTCTCCTCACACCGCCTATGACGCTGCTCCTCAGGGAGTCAACAACTGGCTGGCTAAGGGGCTTG gtgTTTGCACCTCCAggcccatccatccttccaaagCTCCTGACTACCCCACGGAGGGAACTCACAGAGTAGAATTCAGTGTTACCCACACCCAAGACCCGGACAAAGTCATTTCTGCACTGAAAGAGATTGCAGGTGTATCTGTTACTTCTTTTTCTGCTAG GACTGATGATGAAGAACAAACACGGCTCAGTCTGAATTGTACTCAGCAAGCTTTGATGCAGGTGGTGGCTTTTCTTTCCCAGAATAGGCAGTTTTATCAGAAGACTGAAATTCTGTCACTAGAGAAG CCTCTACTTCTCTATACTGGGATGGGACGGTTATGCACACTGGATGAGTCTGTCTCCTTGGAAACTATGATTGAGCGAATCAAAAGTCACCTAAAACTATCTCATGTTCGCCTTGCTCTTGGAATAGGGAAGACCTTAG AGTCCCCAGTCAAAGTCGTGGCTCTGTGCGCTGGTTCTGGGAGCAGCGTCCTGCAGGGGACAGATGCCGACCTTTATCTCACAG GTGAGATGTCCCACCATGATGTTCTGGATGCTGCTTCCCAAGGAATAAGTGTCATCCTCTGTGAACACAGCAACACTGAACGAGGCTTTCTTTCTGATCTTCGAGATATGCTGGATGCTCACTTGGAGAATAAGATTAATATTATCCTGTCAGAAACAGACAGGGACCCTCTTCATGTGATATAA